Genomic window (Alkalihalobacillus sp. TS-13):
TTCATGTCTCAATCTAATGAAAATGAAGCTTATATACACTTTGTAGGGGTTCATCCTGATTATCGAAAGCATAATATCGGTAAACAACTTTATGAAGAATTTTATAAGACTGCACTAAAAGAAGATCGGAGTATAGTAAGAGCAGTTACTTCACCAGTAAACAAAGTATCAGTTGCATATCACACCAAGATGGGATTCGAAATCAAAGATGGAGACAAAGAAATTGATGGAATTTCCGTATTTTCAGATTATGATGGACAAGGGCAAGATAGAGTTTTATTTGTCAAACACATGAAATAAAACGATTTGCATCCATTAGCAAAATAGGTCTCGAGATTATTAAGGTTAAACTTTCTTGAAATCAAGTCTTCAAGACAAAGGGGCATTTCCGAAATTGGAAATGCCCCTTTTTTGTGAAATTATTAGAACTGATTTGTTTTAAGTCAACAAAAGATTAATCGAGGAACACCTTGTTGTGTTCTGTGCATTGGAAACTTAATTTTCTTTTATTCGTAAATTGTAAAAGAGGTAAATATTAGGGAGGGGTAAATTGGAAACAAAACAAGTTCACTACCTAATCGCATTTATATCTTTTCCAATAACAATCCTACATTTTACTTTTGGCGATTATTCAACAGAGAAATTA
Coding sequences:
- a CDS encoding GNAT family N-acetyltransferase; the protein is MDIRCVKSSDYYVLSPLINEWWGGREMSDMLPKLFFDHFNNSSFIAEENGKIIGFLIGFMSQSNENEAYIHFVGVHPDYRKHNIGKQLYEEFYKTALKEDRSIVRAVTSPVNKVSVAYHTKMGFEIKDGDKEIDGISVFSDYDGQGQDRVLFVKHMK